CGGCCTGGTTGACCCGCGTGCCGATCTCCTTGGGTACCGACTGGCCCTGGGCGTTGAGGGTGTCGGCGTAGCCGCAGCTCACGCACTCGCGGTGCGGGGTGCCGTCCTCGTCCCACATCTTGATGGTGTCCATGGCACTACACGCCGGGCACACGGCGCCGGCGATAAAGCGCTTCTTCGGCTCGCTCATCACGCTGCCTCCTGGCTCAGGCCGAGGTGGCGCAGCAGGGCGTCAATGGAGGGTTCGCGACCAC
The window above is part of the Pseudomonas alcaligenes genome. Proteins encoded here:
- a CDS encoding YheV family putative zinc ribbon protein, which translates into the protein MSEPKKRFIAGAVCPACSAMDTIKMWDEDGTPHRECVSCGYADTLNAQGQSVPKEIGTRVNQAAAKPAASKGQTVQFFPNPKLKK